The region TGATTCAATTGAGCAGAGGCAGAGATCCTTTTAGTGGTGATAAGATAAGGTTTAATATTCGAACTAAcaacatattaatatttgaaagatTATATTCATCATAAAAAGTTATATTCATCATAAAAATTATGAGGCTCTTAGGGATctctttatctttgttgtttttattttattctcgaTTGGTGTttagtattttttgtttttattatttttccttcgtgttttatcaatttttatttttaatgaattgtcttgttatatgtttttttaatacacataatttatttattttttaataaataaataataataaataaaaaaaaaaaaaaaattgccgcCAAACAAGCGGGCTCCttgaaaactaaataatataaaatgattgtttttttcttctttttgtttctgaATGCACATCTAGTTACATTAATGTACTTATATAATCATTAAGTTAAAATTATTACATGcaactattaattttaattttcagcaCTCTTCAAGTCTAAGGTACaaattctaggttttttttaataacataattaatattttcaccTAAAGGGGCATCTTTACATTTTTCAAATTGGGGTATCATCTTATTAATGGAGAGTTGATTTGTCATATTCTAATTCTCCTTTCTACAAAGCTTACCACTGTCAGTGAACTTGGAATAAAGCTTCTGTGTTATCTTGGATATGATTccatatgattttttaatcaacaagACATGAACTTCTTTGTGAAGGATCTTCTTATATGGtttgaagaattattttttattgaattgcaAGTCTTTAAGTACCTTAAGTGGGACTATATCCTTCGTCTCTTTAAAATCTTTGACTCTACAATCCCTGTAGAACTAATTACACGTAGAAATTACTCCTTTTTAACTACTATTAAAGTTATCACTGATTATTAGATTTGTCGTACCAAAATCTTTGATTCTACAATCCTTGTAGGACTGATTATACATAgaaatcacttttttttaaccACTATCAAGGTTATCACTAATCATTAGACTTACCACCGattggtcattttttttttataaaaaagtggataaaccactgttttattaaaaaaaaccagttCAAACAAGCACAGAATAgaccaacaaaaaaaacattattggccatttttttaaagatatatttgGTTTTTGACAAACAATTTTTACAAAAGTTAGTTCTCTCCAAGCTTAATAAAATCGTGTAGTTGTTGGAGTTTTAGTGgagtaaaaaattattagacatATAACACTCATTAAATTTAATGCCAAGAAAGCTTTGAACAGAAGAGATGTTTTGAATTCAATGGATCAAGTTTTGTTTTCCAAGACCAAATTGTTTGTCAATAAGACAAATTTCGTGCTATATTACTCATGGATCGGAGGGGTTTGAGGCAGTGAAACCCTAATTATCGCTATTCATCGTTATGATGTAGTTGTTGTTAGCTGTTTGCTCAACAATAAACTTCTACACGATAACATTGAACAAATTAAACTAGAAAGGGTTATCAATATTTATCATGCAAAACAGAGTAGCTAATCAGGGGATGTTAACTAAGCTTGCTCAAGCTCTATAGGGAACAAGTAAGGGTTATAATAAACACAAACATTTTTGTGATGCAAATTAATCATGATGCGAGGAGGACATGTCTTCAAGTCGGATAACAAGCGAGTTGAAAACCCAAACATTTGAATCATAATGCAGTAACAAGAGCATATGTTCCCTCTTATCCTCAGTGGAAAGTGGAAGGAAGTCCGTCTCCAAATTGCCATCCACTTGCCAACGCCTATATAACCTTTGCCATGTTCTACAGCCTTGCTGCATACCATACAACAATTAGCTTACATTAGCAATCTCAACCAGTTTCAAAAATGGTAATGATCTTATTAGTACCTTGCTTGGATTCTCTTCTGATATACTATGcataatatgcatatatatatatagatcgtGCAGATATGGATGTTGATTAGTGAGccatatatttatgtattattaacCAACCATTTTGATCACTCACttgtatatatatcttatatgttGGCAGAGGTGCGCTGCAGCATGCCGTTCCTACCGCCCATGTGGTTACCCTGGATGTCCCCATACAGAGGACGTCCAAATCGGAGTGGACAACAATGCTTACGGTGACTACAACATGGACATCCTTGACAACCATGTCCTTGGCGGACGTGGAAAAGTGAGGCTGGGTGTGGGGAACGACGCTTGGGGTGACAATCGCGGCAGCATAAGAGACAACGATGTCTACAACGCAGATGGGACTGTTGACATTGGAGTGGCAAACACTGCTGGGCGTAACAGCTACATGGAAATTTATCGGAACAAGGTGGATGGCAGCAGCCCTGGTGCTCATGTTCGTATGGGAGTTGCTAACGATGCATGCTGTGATAACCGCATGAAAGTCATGCGTAACACTGTGAAGAACGCCACGGATGATGTGGACATTGGCGTGGGAAACAGAGCTGGAAGGCATAACAATATGCAAGTTTATGACAACGAGGTTCTCGGCGGAACCGGAAGGGTTAAAATTGGAACCGGAAATACGGCCACCACCGATAACAACTGCCGGATTCGTGGCAACAAGGTTTATCGTTAAGTACCACGAACGCAAGTCAAGAATATATCTACATATACTAGCAACCTGCTGTTGCCTGTCATAAGTCTATTAACTGGTTGTGGTCGCTGCTTTACTATATACTGTTTGATATATAAGGGCAGTTAGTTGTATTGCGTATGTCATGTGTGAAAGCTTGTCAGCTCTATATTATCTTTGATGAAATAATATGGCagcagtatatatataaatatattaaacgCTTTGTGATGCCCTGTCCCCTACAGGTTGTTggtctttgtttatatatatcattatcatATATGGACCGGAGGAGGATGttaaatactttatttctttgttcttttttaattatttattaagggAGCCGGTAAGGAAGTCCATTCCACCACCCTGGCTGCTTATAATGATCGTCTAGCTTCAGAGAGGGCAGTGACCCAAGTCTTCCCCTGTTTTTGGGTCCTCAGCTTACAACAATggtattctctctctctcccttcgAACAGAAGAACCAGGAGATCCATCATCTTGTAATCGGCCCAGGCCCATTTATTCATGGACATTAAACCGTTGATGTATTGTTCACTGGTCttgtcttgttttgtttgttttccagGTTGGCGAAGTTGAAACTCCAACATCTGGCCCAACGGTGGACGCCGACGAGACAACAAGTTCTCCTCACCAACCAATCAACGACCAACTGGCTATGGTACCTCTGCCAGTGCCAACTGGGGACACTCCTCTGACCACTGACTTCCAGGTAACGAACTCCTCTTGGACTTGATTGCATGTACAGCTCTTCCTGCCTATTGTACAGAGGATTTGAGATTCATATGCCTTTTCCATTCTCTTGACATCCAGTTTTAACCcttgattgttttattattttattttattttattttatttttttgttgaaattttgagatttatgaTATTGATCATGCTTGTGCTAATTCATTCCATAAATGACGTCTATTGTTAGATGTTTGACATTTGATTTTAGTGAGGTTTTTAATAGAGATTGTGAAAACACATGCTTcgaaaatagaaagaaagcaATAATCTCCATCCcgtcaaaaacaaaaatagatatcCAGATTTTACCACCATGTGAGCATTGATGATGTGCCTTTGAAAGGGAAACCATATTGCAAACCTGGATTTTTGTTTCGATTTTAGATTGGATGACAACTCCAGTTTCTTCTTCCTATTCATACATAATAGGTTCTCaaaaaacaaactttttttttttccccttttcagAATGAACCATATTTACTTGCACCTCGATCCTAATGATAATGTTGAACCATTCATCTCCCTCTCAAAATTGTCTCCACTGTATTGTGCTGTGTCTTCTGATCTCAGTTGTGTGGATAAAAATGACTACAATATTGAGAAAGCTCAAACAACACCATTGCAAATTCACAATCCGGATGGTATGGAAACAAGGATTTAGTGTgatgtaataataattacaCACTATTGGCCTAGTTTGAGATAGATTTTTGAGCCTTTTTTGGTAGGCGTTCAGTCATCAGAAGATAGCTTCTTTAGTTCTGGAATTTCAAGAATACCTTTGTCTTCTCATCCAAACCTTCAGCCCAATGACATTGAGGCAACTACCATAGAAATTGGAGGGCTTCAATCGGCTTGTGGTGATCCATTTCATAAATGCTTTGCACTGATAgatattttttgcattttattttagtgagGTTGTTAAAGACACAATGAAAATGCATGCTTCAAAATTGGAAAGAAAGAAACAGTCTCATCCAATCAAAAGCAGAAATAAATATTCTAGATTTCACAATCATTTGACCATTGATGTGTCTTTGAGAAGGAATCCATATCGCAAACCTGTATTTTTATTTCAGAGTTATATTGGATGACAAACCAATTTCTTTTTCCCGccaaattaatttttacttgTAATGCTGAGCAATTATCAACTACCCTTTTCATTTGCAATTCTACAAAACTATGTTTCTCCTCTCCCCCTTTTCAGAATGAACTAGGTCTAATTGCAACTCCTAGTACTATTGGTGGACCATTTAATTCTCTCTCAGAAATGTCTATGTTGTGCGGTGGTGTGTCTTCTGATCCCAGTGGTGTGGAGAAACATGACTATGATTTTGAGAAAGCTCAGACAATGCCATCACAAATCCACAATCCTGATGGTATGGTAACGAGGATATAGTGTGAGTTAAGAATGATTAGACACTGTTGGTCTAGTTTGAGCTGATGTTCATCTTTTTTGGTTGGTGTTGAGTGATCAGATGATACCTTCCATGGTTCTGCCATGTCAAGAATGCCTTTGTCTTCTGATTCATACCCTCAGAGCAAGGGCATGGAGGAAGCTGCCATAGAAATTGGTGGGCTTCAATCAGCTGTCGTAAAACTCCAGATTCAGGTAAGTACTAGAATTAGTGTGCGATCATAGTGCTTTGTGAGTATCTTTTAAATTGTGAGTCATTTTGCTACTTCTTGTGTGTCGCAAATGTCATACTCCTTTTCCTCAATAGACATGATATGCCCATCTGGTAAGGGTGTTCTTTTGACATAAAATTGAGGGCATGGATCCAAGCTAGTCGAGGAAGTTGCTTGTCAGTTTTTGATTCTAGATGTTGGATATGAAATCCTTGGTTTACATAATGAATTCTAGATTttgaatttagaatttttttgatttaCAGAATGGACCAAGTTTGCGCACTCCAGATAATTCTAGTGAGCTATTCAGTATTCCCCCAGAGGCATGTCTTTCTGGTGGGGCTTTGTCTTCTGAGCCGAATTATGCAGAGAAACATGAACATCATACTCAGAGAACTCAAGCAACACCAGTTGACATTGTATTTCGTGATGGGTCCGAACCAAGAATCGGGTGCAaggtaattaataaaattcactAATCCTTCCAATATTTGTAAGATTTAGGGTGTTGAAATCCTTAGCCAAGTACTCCTTGAAAATACTCAGACCCAtcttttgtgcatgtttggTTTCAGTCGCCAAGCTCAAAATCTTCCTCAGCTTAACTGCAGACTGGTATTATTTTCAGGAAAGTCATCTGTCACCAGGGTTGCCAGATGCAGTCACCAGGGCTACTGAAGTATCTGCATCTTCAGGTTCACCAGCACCAGCTTCTGAAGTGACTTTGTCTTCATTTTCCACGCCTCATCTGCCTTGTTTGCAAGCACCCATGCTGCAGATTGGAGGGACTCAATTGAGCAATGATGAAACCCAGACCACATTGGTTGAACCTTCGAGTTCAACAGACATAATGAAACCTGCAAGGCATCCACCTTCCCTTCCTTATGACATACAGCCATTATCCCATTCAAACTTAGCACCAGCTAGGGAAGCCTGTGATCCTGTTCAAGAAAGCCAAAGCCCATTGTACAGTGAAGAACACATACGGCAGCAAGACTATGATCCAGTCGATGGTTCATTTCCAACTGCCACTGTGAATAGAGGTAGATACACAGGCCCGAATGCCATGCCGGTTCAGTACTCTCCATATGAAAGTTCCCAAATAAGGAGATCTCCAGTGCAAGATTACTACCCTAATGAGCCCAATTATCGGCTCCCGCGCTATAGGCAGGGAGCTCGATACCAAGGACAAAGGGAGAGCTCAAGTGCTTCAGAATTGACCTATGAGCGTCGGTCATTTGGTGGTCAGTATCAAGGACAAGAATATGATGTCTCTCGACCATATAGAGTTAGTAACCGATGGCAGAGGTACTACCCTGTTAATGATATACCAGATGACAGGCCCTGGTCTCGTGGACGGTCCTGCCCTGTTAATGATATACCAGATGACAGGACCTGGTCTCATGGAGGTCGACATCGAGGGCGCGATTATCATGATAGCAATGGTGACAACTTTGATGATGTGAGCCAACCATTTGAAGTTCGATACAAAGAGCAGGTCTATCATCTTGGAAATGTGGAGTCTGATGATATGGCTCAACCACATGCACATCAATACAGAAAGCATGATTATTCGGATGGGACTAATTTCTTGAATGATATGCGGCAACAACGCAGAGTTAGATATCAACAGCAAAGTCATTGCCTTGATGAGCGATACTTGGGAGAAGCACCTCTACCATATGGAAGTCATCATGAGACACAAGAGGACTGGCCTGCAGGGAAAAACTGCCCAGCCATGCCGCAACCATGTAGAGTTCATTACCAAAGACAGGGGAATCGGCTTGGCGACAACACTGTGGATGGGGCGCCTCCTCATCATACCTCTCAATACCAAGGGAGACAGAGTTGGTCTAGCATTGATGACTTTGCTGATGTGCAGAGAAGTGAACGAGAACCAGCTAACTTCCCTGGCAATAACGATTTTGCTGATATGCCAAGGACTGAACGAGAACCTGCTAATTTCCCTGGCAATAACGACTTTGCTTACGTGCCAAGAACTGAACAAGAACCTGCTAACTTTCCTGGCAATGATGACTTTGCTGATGAGCAGAGAACCGAAAGAGGATCTGCCAACTTCCTTAGCCGTGATTCTATCCACAACGTGGCTTCTGAATGGAAGGATCACTCTCAGAGACCTGAATTTGCAGAATTTAAATCTCACGATGTTTTTCCAACCAACCATGAGACACAGGGAGGTGATTTTAAGGGAGTGTATCAAACAAGTGCTGATCCTGAATTTCAGAAAGACCCACACAGAAGTCAGAGGTCCTGCTATCGTGCTTATGTGTTGAACCATGAACTGCAATCACAGAAAGATCAGTACTATGGTATTGGATCAGCTTCAAAGGATGAAAACACCCCACAGCTCACTGGAGAAAATTGTGCCACGGGAGGAAAAATGTCCTCCCAAGCTGGTGAGGGAGTGGGCTGTGAATCGGGCACTCTTGTTTGTGATAATATTGTTAGTGTGCCAAACTCAGTAAATGTAGTGATTGGAGAAAGGAATCGAGCTGGTGGGAGAAGTGGTGGTCGCATCACAGGCAATCGCATTCTCCGCTGATTGGCATGCGCATGCAACATAGCCATCACTTAATCTGTGCATCTCTTCTTTTCTTGACCTTGTTCTTGGTCGTGATGTAATTTATTATGCAGTTTGCAGCTCTATCTGTTATTGTTGCACTAAATAATCCTTTTTATAAGGACATGATTGCCGCATTTCAGTCTCTTGTCTTCTCCATGTTATCTTGAGTTTCCACAGTTCTGAGAACTTTGTGCTGATGTACGCATTCTTGTATTGCTCTGGATTTCCCCTTGGTATCTACTTGTGTTACTCCAGAACTCCCGATGGTATGTGGTGGTTCGTTGTGTTGAATGTCATGCATGTTCTAGTCTATCTTAAAATTATCTATGATTTTGAATACATTAGTAGGTACACATGAGGGTTTATATCGAATGCTAATGATCTCTTTATTTTTCCTGATATTGAGTCATTTGTATATAgaatgtttgtgttttttaagaaaataatatcaaaTCTCAATTCACACATGATAAGAGCACTAATAAGTTGAGATATTACCTCCTTATTTATGCACACTCTTAACATGGGTTATCcactttgtaaaaaatatagaattaaataaaacaaaatttaatttttaacaatatttgtATTTTCCAAACAACACttcagataaaaataattaaaccacaTGCATACAAAACATACAGGGAGTCTCTTTCTCATATACGCCAtcagttttatttaaaaaataataataataataaataaataaacgctTATGCTATGTATTATCCAATGTTAGAGTGCCAACGActttcgggtctattggtacacgggtcgccgataaagctctcaccgagtggtgagagttcgatttcGGCTGACACATTTCTAGGAGTTATGAATAGTAGTTGTGTCACAGTGGTTCCCAAAGACTCACGTGAGCCGCCCTGCCCCCACTTGTTCCATCGAGGTTTGTGCACGCCTCCTGCCTCAGTGGGTTCGCCCGCTCCTTTTCTCCAAAAAGGTGCAACATATCAATTAGCCATAGCAATATTGGTGAGTGATGACCTCTCACCTCCTGGCATTTTTAGTGTAATTTTTTGATTGAAGCGGCCAAATCACGCTTCTCGGAATATTAGTCCAGTCCACTAAAAGCGCAAGTCTTCCGCCCACTAATGgtctttcttttttcattatCCACTAATCTGttaattaaagtttaaagtCTAAACAACCACCACAGTCCATCCTCCCTCATCCTCATGGTCATGGTCTTTTTATAATCCGTTTTCCAATCATTATCAAAGCAAGTCCTCGTCCAAAGTCAtggtatttttatatataatccgTTTTCCAATCACTATCAAAGCAGGTCCTCGTCCAAAGTCAtggtatttttatatataatccgTTTTCCAATCACTATCAAAGCAGGTCCTCCTCCAAAGTCATGGTCTTTTTATAATCCGTTTTCAGGTCTTCCTCCAGAAGTCCAGACGGACTCATGGTCTTTTTATATACAATTTACAAAGTCGACGACGTCCTGAATTTGTTCATCCTTGACATTGAATGTAAATGTACGTGATCATGATCATGAGAAGTTACTAATTAACACGGATATATGCCAAGTTGGCCGATCATGACTCCACTAATTATAAAATAAGCCAGCAAATTCCCTGCAGTTGGCTTTGCACTGATCTGGACGGAGGGAGGGAGAGAGAGCAGGCCGCTCATCATGTCATACGGCAGACAACAACAGTATGGAAGCTACGACGGACGTTATGGTGCTCGAAACTATCCACCCAGGCGACCATGGGAGAACATGAAGGAGGAAAACAACAAGGAAGCACCTCAATATCAACATCAGAGGCCTCAAGCTAATCACTGGGGTCATAACAACTCGTCAAGACCTTCACATCAAACTAGAAACAATGAACACCcgccaaaagaaaaagaagaagaaaaagcaacaGCAACATATGGTTATAAACCCCAGTCAAGACACTGTAATGGAGCATCAGGATCAGCATCAACAGACAACTACTACAGAACTGGTGGTGCTGACAAGACCAAATTAGAGGAAGATGGGAAGAGAGAGTCCAATAGTCATTCCAATTCAAATGATTCAAAGGCTAGCAAGGACAAACATAGGGAGGAGCAGGATGTGTATCCAAGAAGTAGGCCCACCCTGGCGCACCAAGCTTACCAGCCTTACAATAATgttgatgaagaggatgaagacGATGAAGAAGAGGAAACCGGTGAGGATTTGGTGAACCAGCTGCTGACGTTGTCCCCACGTGGCCGCCATGTCATTCCGAGGAAGGCCGGAGAACCGAGGAAcggaaacacaaagattgtgGTCGAAGACTTGCATGTATTCATGGGCGACAACGAGATAGAGACCTTCCAATGGAATAATAATAGGAGGGATAGAGGTAAAGGCAGCAACGCCAAATAGCCTtcatctcatctcatctcaAATCACTGTATTCCATGCTCTCCATTTCTTTCCTTGCTATTCTTGAATAaatggatataaaaaaaaacctcgtTTAATTTGACTCTGTTTTTTTTGGGGAATGTATTAATGATTTGTGTGGaaaattgttgttattattgtcgtcgttgtttttttttaatatgtatgaataaatatgaaattaaaagaaacctccataatttatttttatgtactatttttctaaaatttttttagaaaaacttTGTTTTACTTTGTTTGTGGACTTCTGTTGTACTTTGTTTGTTCTGGTTTTTTATgacataaaagaaaaactgaaaaccACTcgtattaaattaaaagaagaacaacatataaaaaaaaccctgAACATAACTAAACAACAGAAAATTGAAACATAGAGTACATAATAACAAAAGAGAGAACAAGacgaaaaaaatgagaaaatactaaaggaaaaaaagaaaagaacaggGATCCACTAGGGGTGGACcaacaaacaataataacaacaaaagaaaccaTGGGAAAACCAAGTGACAAAACAAACTCTGAGAAAACGCTAGCTCATGTCTTAGGTGTAGACCTCGTCTCCAGTGACACTTGTTTTGGCTGACAATATTGaatgggataccataaactctAGACTGCGTCGAACAGTCACAATGGAATCCTTTagctttgctttcttttctttctgatGTTGCAAAGAACCACAACAGAAGTATATGAACAATCTTTAAGATAATCAAAGACAAATGCAGAGATTTATCATTAAAGATGCATGCATTTTGTTCTAGCCAACTATTCCAAGTGATTTGCTCAAATGAGCAAATCCCCGAATTCCCACATAGAAGGCCGCGGAGTCAATATCCACGAAGACAACACTTcttggagagaaagaagaaatagCTGGAAGCTGAAGAAGGCACCCAAAATAGCCCCAGATTTGTTCCGCAAAATTACAACGAAGAAAAAGTAGTCTACAGATTCTCCCATCAACACATAATAAATGTCATAGTTGGCAAAGTGTTACACTTTCTCTTGATCAAATTTTTTAgagtaaaaattttgtttttccaaatTAGCCAATTGAAAAGATTGATCTTTTTCGGGCAAATAGACTTCTAGAAGTGACGAATCATCTAACACCGGAGACCTCTTTCATTTAGAAAGTAGTAAAAAGATTTGACAGTGAACCTGccatttgaagtgaggcacCACCACTTCAAATCTCTATCTTCAACATTATGAGTAAGGAGTTTTGAGTAGTGCTCATTTGCATCTGAATCTAGCATCAAAAGGTGCATAGTTAGAAGATGTGCTAGCTTTCTTACCGTAccctaaggtttttttttttttgcaaaaggaACTATAAGAGCtgacaaaaaacaagaaaaaacagCTAGAAAGCATTGAACACATCTTGCCAGATATACATAGGGGTGTGACCATTAAACTATAGTGACTCCATCCCGAACAACATGATTAATACATCCCCATTTTCTAATTTGCATGtatttacaattatattttttatttttatttcagtaATAAACCACTCTTTTTGTTAACATAACcttgataaatcatatttacatGCATTAGAAAATATTATCTCTATTAAAAAGTCAAACTATTCATGTTTTTTAGCTAACATAGCAATGAGATTATTATAGACAATTTAATAAagttgaatttaaataaaatattttataatttttttttggataaaaattgataaaccacagatttattgaaaataaaatacaacatataAGCACAGAACAGATAGAAAAGTAGGAACAGAAActctcaccagaggtgaggCATAAATATTtctagaaattataaaaataaattagctGATCATATTctactatattatattatcattCACTACCATTTCATAAATTAGCTAAATTTATTAAAGTTGAATTAATCAATCGTTCGCTACcattatataaatcataatGAATAGATTTATATTCTGTAGTGAAAATAGGTTCAGATGTCATATTAAATCGAGTGgtatatgagttttttttttttaaaaaaaagaataaaccaCGTTAATTACGCAAAAGCAAAGTAAACAGACGATAAACATTGGAGAGGCATAtgtaaaattcaaacaaaataataaataggcTTGCGAATGCAATGGTCTTTGTTTAATCTTAAATTCCTGTCAATTATTTAGAATCAGCAACAGCCTGCACATTCTACAAGATATAATAATGGTCCACCGAAGTTAAGTAGTCTTCCATCGTGGTCTTTGTTTAATTGGTGGACGCTTGCCCAGTTGCCCCTCAATTATTATTCTTTAATCACTCTGAATAAGCACCCATTCATTCGGCAGGCCTCTTATTCATATCTCTCTAGCTTTACAATTAATTACAGAGAGTGGCAAAACAGAGGAGTCAAAGCGTGCATAGCCTGATTAGCTAGCAATAGCATGGCACACCGCAGGCAACCATATGGTGGCTGGCGCGACCACGGTCGCAGAGGTGCCGATAATGATGACTATGAAGCCCCAAACCAGCGAGCAGCCTATGATCGTTATCCCTCACACCAGCGATCAGCCCATGCTGATGACCAACCCTCCAACCAGCGAACAGAACTA is a window of Dioscorea cayenensis subsp. rotundata cultivar TDr96_F1 chromosome 5, TDr96_F1_v2_PseudoChromosome.rev07_lg8_w22 25.fasta, whole genome shotgun sequence DNA encoding:
- the LOC120261068 gene encoding uncharacterized protein LOC120261068 codes for the protein MVGEVETPTSGPTVDADETTSSPHQPINDQLAMVPLPVPTGDTPLTTDFQNELGLIATPSTIGGPFNSLSEMSMLCGGVSSDPSGVEKHDYDFEKAQTMPSQIHNPDDDTFHGSAMSRMPLSSDSYPQSKGMEEAAIEIGGLQSAVVKLQIQNGPSLRTPDNSSELFSIPPEACLSGGALSSEPNYAEKHEHHTQRTQATPVDIVFRDGSEPRIGCKESHLSPGLPDAVTRATEVSASSGSPAPASEVTLSSFSTPHLPCLQAPMLQIGGTQLSNDETQTTLVEPSSSTDIMKPARHPPSLPYDIQPLSHSNLAPAREACDPVQESQSPLYSEEHIRQQDYDPVDGSFPTATVNRGRYTGPNAMPVQYSPYESSQIRRSPVQDYYPNEPNYRLPRYRQGARYQGQRESSSASELTYERRSFGGQYQGQEYDVSRPYRVSNRWQRYYPVNDIPDDRPWSRGRSCPVNDIPDDRTWSHGGRHRGRDYHDSNGDNFDDVSQPFEVRYKEQVYHLGNVESDDMAQPHAHQYRKHDYSDGTNFLNDMRQQRRVRYQQQSHCLDERYLGEAPLPYGSHHETQEDWPAGKNCPAMPQPCRVHYQRQGNRLGDNTVDGAPPHHTSQYQGRQSWSSIDDFADVQRSEREPANFPGNNDFADMPRTEREPANFPGNNDFAYVPRTEQEPANFPGNDDFADEQRTERGSANFLSRDSIHNVASEWKDHSQRPEFAEFKSHDVFPTNHETQGGDFKGVYQTSADPEFQKDPHRSQRSCYRAYVLNHELQSQKDQYYGIGSASKDENTPQLTGENCATGGKMSSQAGEGVGCESGTLVCDNIVSVPNSVNVVIGERNRAGGRSGGRITGNRILR